Proteins found in one Gemmatimonadota bacterium genomic segment:
- the katG gene encoding catalase/peroxidase HPI: protein MRHTQKTFYRRNEMTSNQDWWPDQLDLKGLRQNSPLSDPMDKDFDYAEAVKTLDVDELKKDIEEVMTTSQDWWPADYGHYGPLFIRMTWHAAGTYRISDGRGGGGSGHQRFAPLNSWPDNGNLDKARRLLWPIKQKYGRNLSWADLIIFAGNCALESMGFKTFGFAFGRPDVWEADETDWGSETTWLDDQRHDADGELQGPLGADHMGLIYVNPEGPNGNPDPVAAAEYIRQTFKRMAMNDEETVALIAGGHTFGKAHGAAAEDNVGAEPEGASIEEQGLGWKNSHGCGRGGDTITSGLEGAWTSNPVKWDNEFFENLHNYEWELTKSPAGKSQYTPANASEVATVPDAHDPSKKHAPIMLTTDLSLRKAPEYATIAKRFLENPAEFEDAFARAWFKLLHRDMGPRSRYIGPLVPEEPLLWQDPVPDVDHELIGEQDVVDLKAKILASGLSVSQLVSTAWASAASYRGTDKRGGANGARVRLAPQKDWEVNDPAALGEVLQTLEQIQAEFNSSQTGGKQVSLADLIVLAGCAGVEQAAQNAGHDVQVPFAPGRTDATEEWTDAESFDVLEPTADGFRNYLQAGQEGTAEELLVERAYMLTLTAPEMAVLVGGMRVLNANTGGSPHGVFTDRPGTLTNDFFVNLLDLNTEWNATSTSQDVFEGRDSQTGDLKWTGTRVDLALGSNSELRAIAEVYGCDDAQEVFVRDFVDAWDKVMNLDRFDLA from the coding sequence GTGATGACGACCTCGCAAGACTGGTGGCCAGCCGACTATGGCCACTATGGGCCTCTCTTCATCCGCATGACATGGCACGCCGCAGGCACTTATCGCATCAGTGACGGCCGGGGTGGTGGAGGCTCCGGTCATCAACGCTTTGCGCCCCTCAATAGCTGGCCCGACAATGGGAATCTGGACAAGGCACGCCGCTTGCTCTGGCCGATCAAGCAGAAGTACGGCCGGAATCTCTCCTGGGCAGACCTGATCATCTTCGCCGGCAATTGCGCTCTGGAGTCAATGGGGTTCAAAACCTTTGGGTTCGCCTTCGGGCGCCCGGACGTCTGGGAGGCCGACGAGACGGACTGGGGCTCCGAGACGACGTGGCTCGACGATCAACGCCACGACGCCGACGGCGAGCTTCAGGGCCCCCTTGGTGCCGATCACATGGGCTTGATTTATGTGAACCCGGAGGGACCAAACGGCAACCCGGACCCGGTCGCTGCAGCAGAATACATTCGCCAGACGTTCAAACGCATGGCGATGAATGACGAGGAGACGGTTGCGCTTATTGCTGGCGGACACACATTTGGCAAAGCACATGGTGCTGCTGCTGAGGATAATGTCGGTGCCGAACCGGAGGGGGCCAGCATAGAGGAGCAGGGCCTCGGCTGGAAAAACAGCCACGGCTGTGGCAGAGGCGGCGATACGATTACCAGCGGCCTGGAAGGCGCCTGGACCAGTAATCCGGTGAAGTGGGACAACGAGTTCTTCGAGAACCTGCACAACTACGAGTGGGAATTGACGAAGAGTCCAGCTGGTAAATCGCAGTACACGCCCGCGAATGCATCCGAAGTGGCCACCGTGCCAGACGCGCACGATCCATCGAAGAAGCACGCCCCCATAATGCTCACTACAGACCTGTCGCTGAGAAAGGCCCCGGAGTATGCGACTATAGCAAAGCGCTTCCTCGAAAACCCGGCGGAATTTGAAGACGCTTTCGCCAGGGCGTGGTTTAAGCTGCTTCACCGCGACATGGGGCCCCGCAGTCGGTATATCGGGCCTCTGGTTCCCGAAGAGCCGCTGTTGTGGCAAGACCCGGTTCCCGACGTGGATCACGAGTTGATCGGGGAGCAGGATGTCGTCGACCTCAAGGCGAAGATTCTCGCCTCCGGACTGTCTGTTTCCCAACTGGTCTCGACCGCATGGGCGTCGGCGGCATCTTACCGCGGCACCGACAAGCGCGGTGGGGCGAACGGTGCGCGCGTCCGCCTTGCGCCGCAAAAGGACTGGGAAGTAAACGATCCTGCGGCGCTCGGTGAGGTTCTGCAGACGCTGGAGCAGATCCAGGCGGAGTTCAACAGCTCGCAGACTGGTGGAAAGCAGGTCTCTCTCGCTGACTTGATCGTCCTGGCCGGGTGCGCAGGCGTCGAGCAAGCTGCCCAGAACGCCGGTCATGACGTGCAGGTTCCCTTTGCACCGGGCCGTACGGATGCAACGGAGGAGTGGACCGACGCGGAGTCCTTCGACGTGCTCGAACCCACCGCAGATGGGTTCCGCAACTATCTCCAGGCAGGGCAGGAAGGTACAGCGGAGGAACTGTTGGTGGAGCGGGCATACATGCTAACGCTCACCGCTCCCGAGATGGCGGTGCTCGTTGGCGGCATGCGCGTCTTGAATGCGAATACCGGTGGTTCCCCACACGGCGTTTTCACCGACCGGCCGGGGACGTTGACCAATGACTTTTTCGTGAATCTGCTCGACCTGAACACCGAGTGGAACGCGACCTCTACATCGCAGGATGTGTTCGAGGGACGCGATTCTCAGACCGGTGATCTCAAGTGGACCGGCACCAGGGTGGATCTCGCCCTTGGGTCAAACTCCGAGCTTCGAGCCATCGCGGAAGTCTATGGATGCGACGATGCGCAGGAAGTGTTCGTGCGCGACTTCGTAGATGCGTGGGACAAGGTGATGAATCTCGATCGCTTCGACCTGGCGTAA
- a CDS encoding YciI family protein, with the protein MYFVVFATHKEEMGQERLQLQDAFAAYLHDLTQHPDVTVHHGGQTLSESEQIVTGFVLVIEAPSLEVAQAFVAGSPYAQAGTFAESHIRPWNWLTGRPG; encoded by the coding sequence ATGTATTTCGTAGTCTTCGCAACTCACAAAGAAGAAATGGGACAGGAACGGCTCCAATTGCAGGATGCATTTGCGGCCTACCTTCACGATCTCACCCAACATCCCGATGTGACCGTTCATCATGGTGGGCAGACGCTCAGCGAGAGTGAACAGATCGTTACCGGCTTCGTCCTCGTGATCGAAGCTCCCTCGCTCGAGGTGGCGCAGGCATTTGTCGCTGGCAGTCCCTATGCTCAGGCGGGCACCTTTGCCGAGTCTCACATCCGCCCATGGAACTGGTTGACGGGACGCCCTGGTTGA